In one Hemitrygon akajei chromosome 3, sHemAka1.3, whole genome shotgun sequence genomic region, the following are encoded:
- the LOC140724605 gene encoding succinate receptor 1-like gives MQKWTSRFARDSRGLTANRSQWKKVVAKALAELQEWEMNETCSRINDILEYYYLTSMYSIEFLLGLVGNIIVISGYIFCLKNWKCSNIYLFNLSISDLIFICTLPMFVVYYAKGKHWVFGDFLCKMNRYILYSNMYLSILFLACISIDRYLLVSNPLRVHVFQRKRVAIFISIALWIFVTLEVIPVLTFIGSDNVTSHDNSTIIKCVDYASAGNPVHNLIYNVCLTTFGFVLPMSVMGVFCVKTACKLKELNKERTCSIPLEKPLTLVILAIVIFSVLFTPYHIMRNARMVSRLENINISKGAFECIKAAYALSRPVAFLSIITNPVFYFFSGDKFRETIANSLKCC, from the exons GTTGCAGGAGTGG GAGATGAATGAGACTTGTTCCAGAATTAATGATATCCTGGAGTACTACTACCTCACAAGCATGTACAGCATCGAATTCCTTTTAGGATTGGTAGGGAACATCATTGTGATAAGCGGTTACATATTCTGCCTGAAGAACTGGAAGTGCAGTAACATCTACCTCTTCAATCTGTCCATCTCAGATCTGATCTTCATCTGCACTCTCCCAATGTTTGTTGTCTATTACGCCAAGGGGAAACATTGGGTGTTTGGCGATTTTCTCTGCAAGATGAATAGGTACATCCTTTACTCCAATATGTACCTGAGCATTCTGTTCCTAGCTTGTATTAGTATCGACCGTTACCTGCTGGTCAGCAACCCATTGAGAGTCCATGTATTTCAAAGGAAGAGGGTTGCTATCTTCATCTCTATTGCCCTATGGATCTTTGTCACCTTGGAGGTCATCCCCGTCTTGACCTTCATCGGTTCTGACAATGTCACGAGTCATGATAATAGCACCATCATCAAGTGTGTGGACTACGCGAGCGCTGGTAACCCAGTCCACAATCTAATTTACAACGTGTGCCTCACCACGTTTGGCTTTGTGCTTCCAATGAGTGTCATGGGGGTTTTCTGTGTGAAGACAGCTTGCAAGCTAAAGGAATTAAATAAAGAAAGGACCTGTAGCATTCCCCTTGAAAAACCACTCACGCTGGTCATATTGGCCATTGTCATTTTCTCGGTATTATTTACCCCTTATCACATCATGAGAAACGCTCGCATGGTGTCGAGATTAGAAAATATCAACATTTCGAAGGGTGCTTTTGAGTGCATAAAAGCAGCTTATGCTCTTTCAAGGCCGGTGGCTTTCCTCAGTATCATCACCAATCCTGTTTTCTACTTTTTCTCTGGGGACAAATTCAGGGAAACAATCGCAAACAGCTTGAAATGCTGTTGA